In a genomic window of Seriola aureovittata isolate HTS-2021-v1 ecotype China chromosome 11, ASM2101889v1, whole genome shotgun sequence:
- the LOC130177071 gene encoding anosmin-1, whose protein sequence is MFSRSLNVCVTLCLWITALTNPGSVSARKQDDSFFTASIYRARCASRCLSLHITRISAFFKHSQNNGSLVWCQNHKQCSKCLEPCKESWDLKENQCQDLCEPLFPKKHYECLTSCEFLKSVEGVKQGDCPAPEKASGFAAACVESCEEDGECSAVKKCCSNGCGHTCQLPKNLYKGVPLKPRKELVFLEQLSGQLEIRWSSKFNISVEPVLYVVQRRWNYGIHPSEDDATEWQTVAQTAEERVQLADIRASRWYQFRVAAVNVHGTRGFTAPSKHFRSSRDPSSPPTPTSLRITNVTLGDEGLVTARLNWTLPEEPDIPIHHYKVFWSWTVSTKSMVPSKKKRRKTTNGAQSWVDLEGLQQNNSYTVELQAVTYWGQVRLKSSKASLHFSTTQNNESVKSVLKSKKEEISPLGSTLAKRPSGPLEVGTPFYQDGQLQVRVYWKNRGDPAVSRYHVQWMPEYCSHNETRGPEKSVTQENYINLPGLLFSCKYKVTVHMLKSKRRSKDESTTFLTPSCATIRSKTHKHIPCPGEGAPGLPKVLAKPENLTASFSINEGNITGNFLWRVSRVAPHQRITGFQVTWAEITTESRQNSLPNSIISQSQILPPDHNLLVVSNLRPSTYYRLEVQVITTGGEGPATVKTFQTPNILPVIQHRPRLRQHHSHHQKPSVERH, encoded by the exons AATAATGGATCCTTGGTGTGGTGCCAGAATCACAAGCAGTGCTCCAAG TGCCTGGAGCCCTGCAAGGAATCCTGGGACCTGAAGGAAAACCAGTGCCAGGATTTATGTGAG CCCCTCTTTCCCAAGAAGCACTACGAGTGTCTCACGAGCTGCGAGTTCCTGAAGTCGGTAGAGGGAGTGAAGCAGGGTGACTGTCCTGCTCCGGAGAAGGCCAGCGGCTTCGCAGCAGCCTGCGTGGAGAGCTGCGAGGAGGATGGAGAGTGCTCGGCAGTCAAAAAGTGCTGCTCCAACGGCTGCGGCCACACCTGCCAGCTCCCCAAAAACCTCTACAAAG GAGTCCCTCTGAAGCCGAGGAAAGAGCTGGTGTTTTTGGAGCAGCTGTCGGGTCAGCTGGAAATCCGCTGGTCGTCCAAGTTCAACATATCCGTGGAGCCCGTCCTCTATGTGGTGCAGCGCCGCTGGAACTATGGCATCCATCCCAGCGAGGACGACGCCACAGAGTGGCAGACAGTGGCACAG ACTGCAGAGGAGCGCGTCCAACTGGCCGACATCAGAGCCAGCAGATGGTACCAGTTCAGAGTTGCTGCAGTCAATGTCCACGGGACCCGCGGCTTCACTGCACCCAGCAAACACTTCCGCTCCTccagag ATCCGTCCTCCCCTCCCACACCAACCAGCTTACGTATCACCAACGTGACGCTGGGTGACGAAGGCCTGGTGACAGCTCGTCTCAACTGGACCCTGCCAGAGGAGCCCGATATCCCCATACATCACTACAAAGTGTTCTGGAGCTGGACTGTGTCCACCAAGTCCATGGTGCCATccaagaagaaaaggagaaagaccACCAACGGG GCTCAGAGCTGGGTGGATCTGGAGGGACTTCAGCAAAACAACAGTTACACTGTGGAGCTGCAGGCTGTCACATACTGGGGACAGGTGCGACTGAAGAGCTCCAAGGCTTCTCTCCACTTCAGCACCACCCAGAATAATGAATCAG TAAAATCGGTGCTCAAGTCAAAGAAGGAGGAGATATCCCCTCTTGGTTCAACCCTGGCCAAACGCCCTTCTGGCCCTCTGGAGGTAGGCACACCCTTCTACCAGGATGGCCAGCTGCAGGTCCGTGTCTACTGGAAGAACCGGGGAG ATCCCGCAGTGAGTCGCTACCATGTGCAGTGGATGCCCGAGTACTGCAGCCACAACGAGACCCGAGGACCAGAGAAATCTGTCACGCAG GAGAACTACATCAACCTCCCGGGCCTGCTGTTCTCCTGCAAGTACAAAGTCACGGTTCACATGCTGAAGTCCAAGAGACGCTCCAAGGATGAGAGCACCACCTTCCTCACCCCGTCCTGTGCTACCATCCGGAGCAAGACTCACAAACACATCCCCTGCccaggggaggggg CACCAGGGCTTCCAAAGGTTTTGGCAAAGCCAGAGAACCTGACAGCTTCCTTCTCCATCAACGAGGGAAACATCACCGGCAACTTCCTGTGGCGCGTGTCCAGGGTGGCTCCCCATCAGCGAATCACAGGCTTCCAGGTCACCTGGGCTGAGATCACCACCGAGAGTCGGCAAAACAGTTTACCCAACAGCATCATCTCCCAGTCCCAGATCCTGCCTCCA GATCATAACTTGCTGGTAGTGTCCAACCTGCGGCCGTCCACCTACTACAGACTGGAGGTCCAGGTCATAACAACTGGAGGAGAAGGTCCTGCCACTGTCAAGACCTTCCAGACCCCGAACATATTACCAGTCATTCAACACC GACCCAGACTCCGGCAGCACCACTCTCATCACCAGAAGCCATCAGTAGAGAGACACTGA